The following are from one region of the Stigmatella ashevillena genome:
- a CDS encoding aspartyl/asparaginyl beta-hydroxylase domain-containing protein: MDTKKILEELTRRFSSQGMERVEECLKYMGGEKAPVYPHPHQEPTRLYFPGLSAKAWHDTADFPWVADIERSWQAVLGELQALQESKAGFYPYEDPYTLELGWKGWDTYTLYRKGKRHEKNAARCPQTIQLLEKSPRGVRQGMFTRLNPGAHLTPHTGGVNVVLTCHLGLIIPEGCAIRVGDDIRGWTPGKCLIFDDSFIHEAWHKGSEVRTILLWDIWHPDLTEVEIQALNYLFPIFDKSLRGGDRAAAGGMNQR; encoded by the coding sequence ATGGACACTAAGAAGATCCTCGAAGAGCTGACGCGCCGCTTCTCCAGCCAGGGGATGGAGCGCGTGGAGGAGTGCCTCAAGTACATGGGTGGTGAGAAGGCCCCGGTCTACCCCCACCCGCACCAAGAGCCCACCCGGCTCTACTTCCCCGGCCTGAGTGCCAAGGCGTGGCACGACACGGCGGACTTTCCCTGGGTCGCGGACATCGAACGCTCGTGGCAAGCCGTCCTCGGCGAACTCCAAGCCCTCCAGGAGAGCAAGGCAGGCTTCTACCCCTACGAGGACCCCTACACCCTGGAGCTCGGTTGGAAGGGCTGGGACACCTATACGCTCTACCGCAAGGGCAAGCGGCACGAGAAGAACGCCGCCCGCTGTCCGCAGACCATTCAGCTGCTGGAGAAATCACCGCGCGGGGTGCGCCAGGGCATGTTCACGCGCCTCAACCCAGGAGCACACCTGACGCCCCACACGGGCGGCGTGAACGTGGTGCTCACCTGCCACCTGGGGTTGATCATCCCCGAGGGGTGCGCCATCCGCGTGGGGGATGACATCCGGGGATGGACGCCGGGCAAGTGCCTCATCTTCGACGACAGCTTCATCCATGAGGCGTGGCACAAGGGCAGCGAGGTGCGGACCATTCTCCTGTGGGACATTTGGCACCCGGATCTCACCGAAGTGGAGATCCAGGCGCTCAACTACCTGTTTCCCATCTTCGACAAGTCGTTGCGAGGCGGTGATCGGGCTGCCGCCGGTGGAATGAATCAGCGATGA
- a CDS encoding cytochrome P450 produces the protein MTGPARAAFRLEGWRKLEFLRRMAGNAQAAFRWMHATYGKTIAMHIRGGEYVSTIELSSVQRVLKDNHQNYSKGTQYTEFEPLWGKENLLASHGNVWARHRRVVAAEFHPGHLAHYQPLIIHHTRALLDSYAQGSRTGKSFPLYDGVRSLITRILCDKWFGVLPDSDVQHMGGLLTELTDIAGARAFVPIKLPLWLPTPTHVRYRRLLDELQALLARILHEHGAEAQARMNLLGQMLAAQNAEPQHAMTGQELLGNLVVLLLAAYETPTLGWTLYFLGKSPHAAERIQAEVQQVLGERAPEMEDLPRLRYVRMCVDEGMRMFTVSPLLIRQALAPDALGAHPIEAGTHVVVPSCVLHQDPELWPQPHEFQPERFADPASIPPLSFMPFGKGARECIGSALARQFSTAIVAMLFQRYTYTLEPGYEARPNNKFTPYPLGSVPAYLQPRAA, from the coding sequence ATGACCGGCCCCGCACGCGCAGCATTTCGTCTCGAAGGATGGCGCAAGCTGGAGTTCCTGCGCCGGATGGCCGGGAACGCCCAGGCGGCGTTCCGGTGGATGCACGCCACGTACGGGAAGACCATCGCGATGCACATCCGGGGTGGAGAGTACGTCTCCACCATTGAACTCAGCAGCGTGCAGCGCGTGCTCAAAGACAATCACCAGAACTACAGCAAGGGCACCCAGTACACCGAGTTCGAGCCCTTGTGGGGGAAGGAAAACCTGCTCGCTTCGCACGGCAATGTCTGGGCACGTCATCGCCGCGTCGTGGCGGCCGAGTTCCACCCAGGCCACCTCGCGCACTACCAGCCACTGATTATCCACCACACGCGGGCGCTGCTCGACTCGTACGCACAAGGCTCGCGCACGGGCAAATCCTTCCCGCTGTACGACGGGGTGCGATCCCTGATCACACGCATCCTGTGCGACAAGTGGTTCGGCGTGCTGCCCGACTCGGACGTCCAGCACATGGGTGGACTGCTCACCGAACTCACCGACATCGCCGGCGCGCGCGCATTTGTCCCCATCAAGCTGCCGTTGTGGCTGCCCACGCCCACTCACGTCCGCTATCGCCGCCTGCTGGACGAGCTCCAGGCCCTGCTCGCGCGCATCCTGCATGAGCACGGGGCCGAGGCTCAGGCCCGAATGAACCTGCTCGGCCAGATGCTGGCCGCCCAGAACGCCGAGCCCCAGCACGCCATGACCGGGCAGGAGCTGCTCGGCAACCTTGTCGTGCTGTTGCTGGCCGCCTACGAGACGCCGACACTGGGGTGGACGCTCTACTTCCTTGGCAAGTCCCCCCATGCCGCCGAACGCATCCAAGCGGAAGTCCAGCAGGTGTTGGGCGAGCGCGCCCCGGAGATGGAGGACCTGCCGCGCCTGCGGTACGTGCGCATGTGCGTCGACGAGGGGATGCGAATGTTCACGGTCTCACCCCTGCTGATACGCCAGGCGCTGGCCCCTGATGCGCTTGGCGCCCATCCCATCGAGGCCGGAACCCACGTCGTGGTCCCCTCGTGTGTCCTCCATCAGGATCCGGAGCTGTGGCCCCAGCCGCATGAGTTCCAACCGGAGCGCTTCGCGGATCCAGCGAGCATCCCGCCCCTCAGCTTCATGCCCTTTGGCAAGGGGGCTCGCGAATGCATTGGCAGCGCATTGGCGCGCCAGTTCAGCACGGCCATCGTGGCAATGCTGTTTCAGCGCTACACGTACACCCTCGAGCCGGGCTACGAGGCCCGACCCAACAACAAGTTCACCCCCTATCCCCTGGGCAGCGTCCCGGCGTACCTGCAGCCGCGGGCTGCGTAA
- a CDS encoding cyclic peptide export ABC transporter, which translates to MSLIAFLLRRAPAGVLLSALAGLASGLMTAGLLALVGRWAARPEPGGLALEVFFALCGAMFLTKVGSEQLFIRSSLKAVFELRMQLGRHVLAAPLRQLEEVGPARLLSALTEDVTLIAQALPFVSSLVVNLVLVAACLLILGMLSLPLLMALSLVLALGTVTYRALASEGVRRFEVAHRSQGILHEHLRALVAGSKQLKLHAGRREAFLQGRFGDNARALRDQLWAAIRLFVAGGQWGSLLFLGGIGLVLFVAPQAGWVEPPVRAAATVTLLYLMLPLGELLLAVHQLSRASVALDSLERLGLSPAPSAGAPPPPVPGASWRRLELRGVSHGYVQGGERTFVLGPIDFTLHPGEVVFIAGGNGSGKSTLLKLLTGLYPPERGEIVLDGRIITDADLEWYQQHFSAVFSDHHLFDGLYGISGPSWEAEARTQMARLGLEGEVRLHGRHFSTTQLSQGQRKRLALLVSLLEDKPLAVYDEPAAELAPGFKDFFYRQLVPELKARGKGVLIVTHDDRYFAHADRVLTLENGRFREASIASPARQ; encoded by the coding sequence GTGAGCCTGATCGCATTCCTCCTGCGCCGGGCTCCGGCCGGGGTCCTGCTCTCGGCCTTGGCCGGGCTGGCCTCGGGGCTCATGACCGCCGGGCTGCTGGCGCTCGTGGGGCGTTGGGCCGCCCGTCCGGAGCCGGGGGGCCTTGCGTTGGAGGTCTTCTTCGCCCTGTGTGGCGCGATGTTCCTGACGAAGGTGGGTTCGGAGCAGCTCTTCATTCGGAGTTCGCTGAAGGCAGTGTTCGAACTGCGGATGCAGCTGGGCCGTCATGTGCTGGCCGCCCCCCTGCGCCAGCTCGAAGAGGTGGGGCCTGCCCGGCTGTTGTCGGCCCTCACCGAGGACGTGACGCTCATTGCTCAGGCGCTGCCCTTCGTCTCTTCGCTGGTGGTGAACCTCGTGCTGGTGGCAGCCTGCCTGCTCATCCTGGGCATGTTGTCCCTGCCGTTACTGATGGCTCTGTCGCTCGTCCTGGCGCTGGGGACCGTTACCTACCGGGCGCTTGCATCTGAGGGCGTCCGCCGCTTCGAGGTGGCCCATCGGTCCCAGGGGATCCTGCACGAGCACCTGCGCGCGCTCGTCGCGGGCAGCAAGCAGCTCAAGCTCCATGCGGGCCGGCGCGAGGCCTTTCTCCAGGGCCGATTCGGGGACAACGCGCGTGCCCTGCGCGACCAGCTCTGGGCGGCCATCCGCCTGTTCGTGGCCGGAGGACAATGGGGCTCGTTGCTGTTCCTGGGGGGCATTGGCCTCGTGCTCTTCGTGGCACCCCAGGCAGGCTGGGTGGAGCCCCCGGTCCGGGCCGCGGCCACCGTCACGCTCCTGTACCTGATGTTGCCACTCGGAGAGTTGCTGCTCGCCGTGCATCAGCTTTCGCGTGCTTCCGTGGCGCTGGACAGCCTTGAGCGGCTCGGCTTGTCGCCGGCCCCGTCCGCGGGTGCGCCTCCGCCCCCCGTGCCTGGCGCATCGTGGCGGCGGCTCGAACTTCGCGGGGTGTCACATGGGTACGTTCAGGGAGGCGAGCGCACCTTCGTTCTCGGCCCCATCGATTTCACCCTGCACCCGGGCGAGGTCGTCTTCATTGCTGGCGGCAACGGCAGCGGCAAGTCGACGTTGCTCAAGCTCCTCACCGGTCTTTACCCACCCGAGCGCGGCGAGATCGTCTTGGATGGCCGGATCATCACCGATGCGGACCTCGAATGGTACCAGCAACACTTCTCGGCCGTTTTCTCGGATCACCACCTCTTCGATGGCCTCTACGGAATCAGCGGCCCTTCATGGGAGGCGGAGGCGCGCACGCAGATGGCCCGGCTGGGACTCGAGGGAGAGGTGCGACTGCACGGGCGCCACTTCTCGACGACGCAGCTCTCGCAGGGGCAGCGCAAGCGCCTGGCCTTGCTCGTCTCCCTTCTTGAGGACAAGCCCCTTGCCGTCTACGACGAGCCCGCCGCCGAGCTGGCTCCGGGCTTCAAGGATTTCTTTTACCGGCAGCTCGTCCCAGAGCTGAAGGCGCGCGGAAAGGGCGTGCTGATCGTCACCCACGACGACCGCTATTTCGCCCACGCGGATCGCGTCCTGACACTTGAGAATGGGCGTTTTCGCGAAGCATCGATTGCATCTCCAGCGAGGCAGTGA
- a CDS encoding cyclic peptide export ABC transporter produces MLQLLLGESRRQVLLSAMGGLVAGAATAGLLELTHQALATPEPPAWSGWAFAGLCAVSTGTRLVSEFYIQRSTLELVHSLRQRLARRLTAAPIQAIEALGAPTLLAAVTDDVIHISQGVPHACVLLMTALFLLACVLYLALLSPGLLGLLLLLGIGGVGLWQWVMRWAQSRLKLAHGANEALHHALQGLTEGSRQLKLSRASRDDFFSMAVEPAAERARMHLQRARGWYAAADAGSQLLFFISLGLIISLGGRLPGVRESVLPMAVMVLMFTLEPLRRTLSGLPLLAQAQVSLRNLRRIEAALEHAAPEAPPLTPPARLAWRQLELRGIQLRHPEARERGFQLGPLDLVLRPGELVFLVGGNGHGKSTLGKILTGLYIPDAGHIALDGERITPNNREWYRQHFSVVFSDHYLFEDLHARDAALDARARESLALLGVESKVDVREGTFSTTALSQGQRKRLALAAALVEDRPLYVLDEWAAEQDPVFKQTFYEHILPALRAQGKTVLVISHDDRYFHLADRLLELVDGALHERF; encoded by the coding sequence ATGCTCCAGCTGCTCCTCGGCGAATCCCGGCGGCAAGTGCTGCTCTCCGCCATGGGCGGACTGGTCGCCGGTGCGGCCACGGCAGGCTTGCTCGAGCTCACCCACCAGGCTCTCGCCACCCCCGAGCCCCCGGCGTGGAGCGGGTGGGCATTCGCGGGCCTGTGTGCTGTCTCCACTGGCACCCGGCTTGTCTCGGAGTTCTATATCCAGCGGAGCACATTGGAGCTGGTTCACTCGTTGCGCCAGCGTCTCGCCCGCCGCCTCACCGCCGCGCCCATTCAAGCCATTGAGGCCCTCGGCGCCCCCACGCTGCTCGCCGCCGTGACGGACGATGTCATCCACATCTCGCAGGGCGTACCCCACGCGTGCGTCCTCCTGATGACCGCCCTGTTCCTGCTCGCATGCGTGCTCTACCTGGCCCTGCTGTCGCCGGGCCTGCTGGGACTGCTTTTGCTGCTCGGCATCGGGGGCGTGGGGCTCTGGCAATGGGTGATGCGCTGGGCCCAGTCCCGGCTCAAACTCGCCCACGGCGCCAACGAGGCCCTGCACCATGCCCTCCAAGGGCTGACGGAGGGCAGCCGGCAGCTCAAGCTGAGCCGGGCCAGCCGCGACGACTTCTTTTCGATGGCGGTGGAGCCCGCCGCCGAGCGTGCCCGGATGCACCTGCAGCGGGCGCGCGGGTGGTACGCGGCCGCGGATGCGGGCTCCCAACTGCTCTTTTTCATCAGCCTCGGACTGATCATCTCCCTGGGGGGACGTCTTCCCGGAGTCCGCGAGAGCGTGCTGCCCATGGCCGTGATGGTGCTGATGTTCACTCTGGAGCCGCTCCGGCGCACGCTCTCCGGCTTGCCCTTGCTCGCGCAGGCCCAGGTTTCGCTGCGAAACCTGCGGCGCATTGAAGCCGCGCTGGAGCACGCGGCGCCCGAGGCCCCGCCGCTCACGCCCCCCGCTCGCCTCGCCTGGCGTCAGCTGGAGCTGCGCGGCATCCAACTGCGTCATCCCGAAGCCCGGGAGCGGGGCTTCCAACTCGGCCCCCTGGATCTCGTGCTACGCCCTGGCGAACTGGTCTTCCTCGTCGGAGGCAACGGCCACGGCAAATCGACCTTGGGGAAGATCCTCACCGGCCTCTACATCCCGGATGCCGGACACATCGCCTTGGATGGCGAGCGCATCACCCCCAACAACCGCGAGTGGTACCGGCAACACTTCTCGGTGGTCTTCTCGGACCACTACCTGTTCGAGGACCTCCATGCGCGTGACGCGGCGCTCGACGCCCGGGCACGCGAGTCCCTGGCCCTTCTCGGCGTGGAGTCCAAAGTGGACGTGCGCGAGGGGACTTTCTCCACCACGGCGCTGTCTCAAGGCCAGCGAAAGCGGCTCGCCCTCGCCGCCGCGCTGGTGGAAGACCGGCCCCTCTACGTGCTCGACGAGTGGGCCGCCGAGCAAGATCCGGTGTTCAAGCAGACTTTCTACGAACACATCCTCCCGGCCCTGCGGGCTCAAGGCAAGACCGTGCTGGTCATCAGCCACGATGACCGCTACTTCCACCTGGCTGACCGTCTCCTGGAACTGGTGGACGGAGCGCTGCATGAGCGCTTTTGA
- a CDS encoding protoporphyrinogen/coproporphyrinogen oxidase: MNVNDPGRVLILGAGPTGLGAAYRLQELGMKDFQLLEQGPGPGGLAVSHVDSQGFIWDLGGHVQFSHYAYYDSVLELALKEWLWHERESWVWLKERFIPYPFQNNIHRLDAQDRERVLDGLRHAARSRADSVPPAHFGEWLERNFGRALCDLFMSPYNTKVWGCPPSAMGVSWMGERVAVPDLERIERNIRENRDDVSWGPNNRFRFPLRGGTGAIWKGVAGLLGPDHVSFGCRAVRIDLDARVAVLEDGRRLGYDTLISTLPIDVLSRICEPLPPEVRRAGSQMRYSSVHVLGVGLRHGKPESLTNKCWMYFPEEHSPYYRVTVFSNYSPHLVPEGDGYWSLMAEVCESADRPLPARDLMEWTVEAMRRDALISPSAEVVSRWHMRLEHGYPTPFTGRDEVLAHIHPALEARRVYSRGRFGGWKYEAGNQDHSFMQGVELADRLMFGKPEVTYPDPNRANSGIFLAKG, from the coding sequence ATGAACGTGAATGATCCCGGAAGGGTGCTCATCCTTGGTGCCGGACCCACCGGTCTTGGCGCGGCCTATCGGCTCCAGGAATTGGGCATGAAGGACTTCCAACTGCTCGAGCAGGGCCCAGGTCCCGGCGGACTCGCGGTGAGCCACGTGGATTCCCAGGGCTTCATCTGGGATCTGGGCGGCCATGTGCAATTCAGCCACTACGCCTATTACGACTCCGTCCTGGAGCTCGCGCTCAAGGAGTGGCTCTGGCACGAGCGCGAGTCGTGGGTATGGCTCAAGGAGCGGTTCATTCCCTATCCCTTCCAGAACAACATTCACAGACTGGATGCGCAGGACCGGGAGCGGGTGCTCGACGGCTTGCGGCACGCCGCCCGGTCTCGCGCGGACAGCGTGCCGCCGGCACACTTCGGGGAGTGGCTCGAGCGCAACTTCGGCCGGGCGCTCTGCGACCTCTTCATGTCCCCGTACAACACCAAGGTCTGGGGCTGCCCGCCGTCCGCCATGGGGGTGAGCTGGATGGGCGAGCGGGTGGCCGTCCCGGACCTGGAACGCATCGAACGCAACATCCGTGAGAATCGGGACGATGTCTCCTGGGGGCCCAACAACCGCTTCCGCTTCCCGCTGCGTGGAGGCACGGGCGCTATCTGGAAGGGGGTTGCCGGCCTGCTCGGTCCGGACCATGTGTCCTTCGGGTGTCGTGCCGTGCGGATCGACCTCGACGCGAGGGTGGCCGTCCTGGAGGACGGCAGGCGCTTGGGCTACGACACGCTCATCTCCACGCTGCCCATCGACGTCCTCTCGCGCATCTGCGAGCCGCTGCCGCCCGAGGTCCGGCGGGCGGGAAGCCAGATGCGCTACAGCTCCGTGCACGTGCTCGGCGTGGGCCTCCGGCATGGCAAGCCGGAGAGCCTCACGAACAAGTGCTGGATGTACTTCCCCGAGGAGCACAGCCCCTATTACCGGGTGACGGTATTCTCGAACTACTCACCGCACCTCGTGCCCGAGGGGGACGGCTACTGGTCCCTCATGGCCGAGGTCTGCGAGTCCGCGGACCGGCCGTTGCCTGCGCGCGACCTGATGGAATGGACGGTGGAAGCCATGCGGCGCGATGCGCTGATCTCACCCAGCGCCGAGGTGGTGAGCCGTTGGCACATGCGCCTGGAGCACGGCTACCCCACGCCCTTCACCGGCCGTGACGAGGTTCTCGCCCACATCCATCCGGCACTGGAGGCCCGGCGCGTGTACTCACGCGGACGGTTCGGCGGTTGGAAGTACGAAGCGGGCAACCAGGATCATTCCTTCATGCAGGGCGTGGAACTCGCGGACCGGCTCATGTTCGGCAAACCGGAGGTGACCTACCCGGACCCGAACCGGGCCAACTCCGGCATCTTTCTGGCGAAGGGCTGA
- a CDS encoding glycosyltransferase family 2 protein, whose amino-acid sequence MQTAQTPRVSILMPTYRQSPFIRRALEGLRAQRFQDWELIILDDGSDDDTQQVLQPYLNEPRIRYHRLDRNSGLGHALGLATSMARGQYIAYLPSDDVYYPEHLEQLAALLDASPDVYLAYGGVHWTVRSAYSDQIGRGQYWTNDRHEPTLLGSVPENAEADVLERVRDQPEDNNLLALVQVMHRRTLESTQHWPPRSEVVSDRLEANFWRGLLSQGARFAYSGAVSCERVLHTENHSNLILNVLQGGLSRYREHYGIAQGEALNWQPSRGFPVDERVAYARWRTPRPPPARTGLKILLVGELGFNAERILAFEEQGHTLSALWSRAEIWDMASTTAYGHIENIPADSRWRQRVREIQPDIIYALLNWQALPLIDTVLDAQLGIPMAFHFKEAPFFCYQRGLWPTLMRVLSQSDGQILINEESFEWYQYATDGMLQRDNVLILDGDLVKREWMTDEWAPKLSDQDGQLHTVCTGRPLGLDPRESPKASEFVMSILQAGIHVHLYGGAFFQNAPREFLDQLRASGLVHTHPPVGPADWVRVLSQYDAAWCHIFTSSNQGELRRADWIDLNLPARLGTYASAGLPWILRDNSHSRVALDALARRLDVGIFVNNGADLARQLRDRPRLQQLSRNMRETRSAFCFDDQLPPLVDFFHRLIARRRGA is encoded by the coding sequence ATGCAAACGGCCCAAACGCCTCGCGTTTCGATTCTGATGCCGACCTACCGCCAGTCGCCCTTCATTCGCCGGGCACTGGAGGGATTGCGCGCTCAACGCTTCCAGGACTGGGAACTCATCATCTTGGATGACGGCTCCGATGATGACACGCAGCAGGTGCTTCAGCCCTATCTCAACGAGCCACGCATCCGCTACCACCGCCTGGACCGCAACAGCGGCCTGGGCCATGCGTTGGGCTTGGCGACCTCCATGGCGCGCGGCCAGTACATCGCGTACCTGCCTTCGGACGACGTGTATTACCCAGAGCACCTGGAGCAACTGGCGGCACTGCTCGATGCAAGCCCAGACGTCTACCTGGCCTATGGCGGCGTGCACTGGACCGTCCGCTCCGCGTACAGCGACCAGATCGGCCGGGGCCAGTACTGGACGAACGACCGTCATGAGCCCACGCTCCTGGGCTCCGTGCCAGAGAACGCCGAGGCGGACGTCCTCGAGCGGGTGCGCGACCAGCCCGAGGACAACAACTTGCTGGCGCTGGTCCAGGTGATGCACCGGCGAACCCTGGAATCCACGCAGCACTGGCCGCCACGCTCGGAGGTTGTCTCCGACCGGCTCGAGGCCAATTTCTGGCGGGGCCTGCTGTCGCAAGGCGCCCGCTTCGCCTACTCGGGCGCTGTCAGTTGCGAGCGGGTGCTGCACACGGAGAACCACAGCAACCTCATCCTCAACGTCCTGCAGGGCGGGCTGTCGCGCTACCGTGAGCACTACGGCATCGCCCAGGGCGAGGCCCTCAACTGGCAGCCTTCCCGGGGCTTCCCCGTGGACGAGCGCGTGGCCTATGCGCGCTGGCGCACGCCCCGCCCGCCGCCTGCACGCACGGGGCTGAAGATCCTCCTGGTGGGAGAGCTCGGGTTCAACGCCGAGCGGATCCTCGCCTTCGAGGAGCAAGGCCACACGCTGTCTGCCTTGTGGTCGCGCGCGGAGATCTGGGATATGGCGAGCACCACCGCGTATGGCCACATCGAGAACATCCCCGCCGACTCGCGCTGGCGCCAGCGGGTCCGGGAGATCCAGCCCGACATCATCTACGCCCTGCTGAACTGGCAGGCCCTGCCTCTGATTGACACCGTGCTGGACGCGCAGTTGGGCATCCCCATGGCGTTCCACTTCAAGGAGGCGCCGTTCTTCTGCTACCAGCGGGGGCTCTGGCCAACGCTGATGCGAGTGCTCTCTCAGAGCGATGGGCAGATCCTCATCAATGAGGAGTCCTTCGAGTGGTACCAGTACGCCACCGATGGGATGCTCCAGCGCGACAACGTCCTCATCCTGGACGGAGACCTGGTCAAGCGGGAGTGGATGACGGACGAGTGGGCACCGAAGCTGTCCGACCAAGATGGGCAGCTGCACACCGTGTGCACAGGCCGCCCCCTCGGCCTGGATCCTCGCGAAAGCCCCAAGGCCAGCGAATTCGTCATGTCCATTCTCCAGGCAGGCATCCACGTGCACCTGTACGGAGGGGCCTTCTTCCAAAACGCGCCCCGGGAGTTCCTCGATCAACTCAGGGCGAGCGGGCTGGTCCACACGCACCCACCGGTGGGCCCGGCGGACTGGGTGCGCGTGCTCTCCCAGTATGACGCCGCGTGGTGTCACATCTTCACGAGCTCCAACCAGGGAGAGCTGCGCCGCGCGGACTGGATCGACCTCAACCTGCCGGCGCGCCTGGGAACCTACGCTTCGGCGGGCTTGCCGTGGATCCTCCGGGACAACAGCCACTCGCGGGTGGCCCTCGACGCGCTGGCCCGGCGGCTCGACGTGGGCATCTTCGTCAACAACGGCGCGGACCTGGCGCGGCAGCTGCGCGACCGGCCACGGCTCCAGCAACTGTCGCGCAACATGCGTGAGACCCGAAGCGCCTTCTGCTTCGATGACCAACTGCCACCGCTCGTGGACTTCTTCCACCGGCTCATCGCGCGCCGCCGCGGCGCCTGA
- a CDS encoding AMP-binding protein has protein sequence MADVLRGWSERQPDALAYTFLVDGEREELQITYGQLDRKACTIANVLRTRLPAGGRALLVYPPGIEFIAAFYGCLYAGMVAVPVFPPLPGKSPAGIERVAADSGAAVALTTSVILGFAEPLLDSSEVLKTLAWLSTDDLEDDSANWHRPELEGHSVAFLQYTSGSTRAPKGVRVTHDNLMVQEDFIRKAFGHGEKTVVVGWLPLYHDMGLIGNVLQPMYLGGHCVLMSPFDFLGSPLRWLEAISRYRATTSGGPNFAYELCVRRFQPERAAALDLSCWQVAYNGAEPLRAATLERFARAYAPFGFREDSFLPCYGLAEATLAVSAGRPVFVSFDRRALERREARALPAGSPEAVTLVSSGSLMLGDVRVVEPETRVPCAPGGIGEIWISNACVADSYWQSAESAVTFEARLASGEGPYLRTGDLGFLRDGELFVVGRLKDMLIVHGRNHYANDLEATAESSYPGLRSGCGAAFGLERDGEEQVVIVQEVADAATANAAEAAEAIRQAITTTHAIPVAAVVLIEPKSILKTSSGKIRRQDCKKAFLEGTLKVLSELRFDAHEAAAAQEALGTETEQAIAGIWAGLLGLRVEQVGPEASFYALGGDSVLAAQSVNRLGEVFQVQISLEEAMADLTVRGLARAVDAQLLRKLEGLSDSEAEALLARMSKVQGS, from the coding sequence TTGGCCGATGTCCTCCGAGGGTGGAGCGAACGCCAGCCGGACGCCCTGGCCTACACCTTCTTGGTGGACGGCGAGCGTGAGGAGCTTCAGATCACGTATGGACAGCTCGACCGCAAGGCCTGCACCATCGCCAACGTGCTTCGGACCCGGCTTCCCGCCGGTGGGCGGGCGCTGCTGGTCTATCCTCCGGGCATTGAGTTCATTGCGGCGTTCTACGGCTGCCTTTACGCGGGCATGGTGGCGGTACCCGTCTTCCCCCCCCTGCCAGGCAAATCCCCCGCGGGGATCGAGCGAGTGGCCGCGGACTCCGGGGCGGCCGTGGCCCTCACCACCTCGGTCATTCTGGGATTTGCCGAACCGCTGCTGGATTCTTCGGAGGTGCTCAAGACGCTGGCGTGGCTGAGTACCGATGACCTGGAGGACGACAGCGCCAACTGGCATCGGCCCGAGCTCGAGGGCCACTCAGTGGCTTTTCTCCAATACACCTCGGGCTCCACCCGCGCTCCCAAGGGGGTGCGCGTCACTCACGACAACCTCATGGTGCAGGAGGACTTCATCCGCAAGGCCTTCGGGCACGGGGAGAAGACGGTCGTCGTGGGGTGGCTGCCGCTCTACCACGACATGGGGCTCATCGGGAACGTGCTGCAACCCATGTACCTGGGGGGGCACTGCGTCCTGATGTCGCCGTTTGATTTCCTCGGCTCGCCCCTGCGGTGGCTGGAGGCCATCTCGCGCTACCGGGCGACCACGAGTGGGGGGCCCAACTTCGCCTACGAGCTGTGCGTGCGCAGATTTCAGCCCGAGCGCGCGGCGGCGCTCGATCTGAGCTGCTGGCAGGTGGCCTATAACGGCGCGGAGCCCTTGCGGGCCGCGACCCTGGAGCGCTTCGCCCGGGCCTATGCTCCCTTTGGCTTCCGCGAGGACAGCTTCCTTCCGTGCTACGGCCTCGCCGAGGCGACGCTCGCCGTATCCGCGGGCCGCCCGGTGTTCGTCAGCTTTGATCGGCGGGCGCTGGAGCGGCGTGAGGCCCGGGCGCTGCCGGCGGGCTCTCCGGAGGCTGTGACCCTCGTGAGCAGTGGCAGTTTGATGCTCGGCGACGTCCGGGTGGTTGAGCCGGAGACGCGGGTTCCATGCGCCCCGGGCGGCATTGGAGAGATCTGGATCTCCAATGCCTGCGTCGCCGATTCCTACTGGCAGTCCGCCGAGAGCGCGGTCACCTTCGAGGCGCGTTTGGCGAGCGGAGAGGGGCCTTACCTGCGCACCGGAGACCTGGGATTTCTGCGCGACGGCGAGCTCTTTGTGGTGGGAAGGCTCAAGGACATGCTCATCGTCCACGGACGCAACCACTACGCGAATGATCTCGAGGCCACGGCCGAGTCCAGCTATCCGGGATTGCGCTCGGGATGCGGGGCCGCGTTCGGGCTGGAGCGCGACGGCGAGGAGCAGGTGGTCATCGTCCAGGAGGTGGCCGATGCGGCCACCGCGAATGCAGCCGAGGCAGCCGAGGCGATCCGCCAGGCCATCACCACCACCCATGCCATCCCGGTGGCGGCCGTCGTGCTCATCGAGCCCAAGAGCATCCTCAAAACGTCCAGTGGGAAGATCCGGCGGCAGGACTGCAAGAAGGCTTTCCTTGAGGGCACGCTCAAGGTCCTGAGTGAGCTGCGCTTCGATGCGCACGAGGCCGCCGCGGCCCAGGAGGCTCTTGGCACCGAGACGGAGCAGGCCATCGCCGGCATCTGGGCGGGGCTGCTCGGGCTGCGCGTCGAGCAGGTGGGCCCCGAAGCCAGCTTCTATGCCCTGGGCGGTGACTCCGTGCTCGCCGCGCAGTCGGTCAACCGGCTCGGGGAAGTGTTTCAGGTTCAGATAAGCCTGGAGGAGGCGATGGCGGACCTGACCGTGCGAGGACTGGCCCGCGCGGTGGATGCTCAGTTGCTGCGCAAGCTGGAGGGGTTGTCGGACTCCGAGGCCGAGGCACTGCTGGCGCGCATGAGCAAGGTCCAGGGCTCGTGA